From Gouania willdenowi chromosome 18, fGouWil2.1, whole genome shotgun sequence, one genomic window encodes:
- the rab1ba gene encoding zRAB1B, member RAS oncogene family a, translated as MNPEYDYLFKLLLIGDSGVGKSCLLLRFADDTYTESYISTIGVDFKIRTIELDGKTIKLQIWDTAGQERFRTITSSYYRGAHGIIVVYDVTDQESYNNVKQWLQEIDRYASENVNKLLVGNKCDLTTKKVVDYTTAKEFADSLAIPFLETSAKNATNVEQAFMTMAAEIKKRMGPGATAGGDKPNLKIESTPVRQSGGGCC; from the exons ATGAACCCAGAGta TGACTACCTGTTTAAGCTCCTGCTCATCGGAGATTCTGGAGTGGGGAAGTCGTGCCTCCTGCTGCGCTTTGCA GACGACACCTACACAGAGAGCTACATCAGCACCATCGGAGTAGACTTTAAGATCCGAACCATTGAGCTTGACGGAAAGACCATCAAGCTGCAGATT TGGGACACTGCAGGGCAGGAGAGGTTTCGCACCATCACCTCCAGTTATTACCGCGGAGCCCACGGCATCATCGTGGTTTACGACGTGACGGATCAG GAGTCATACAACAACGTCAAACAGTGGCTACAGGAGATCGACCGCTACGCTAGTGAGAATGTCAACAAACTGCTGGTGGGCAACAAGTGTGACCTGACCACCAAGAAGGTGGTGGACTACACAACGGCCAAG GAGTTTGCAGACTCCCTGGCCATCCCCTTCCTGGAGACCAGTGCCAAGAACGCCACCAACGTAGAGCAGGCCTTCATGACCATGGCCGCAGAGATCAAGAAGCGCATGGGCCCCGGGGCCACGGCCGGGGGGGACAAACCCAACTTGAAGATTGAGAGCACCCCTGTCAGGCAGTCTGGGGGTGGCTGCTGTTAA